The Streptomyces sp. NBC_01275 genome has a segment encoding these proteins:
- a CDS encoding arabinogalactan endo-1,4-beta-galactosidase: MFHPRRTLRALLLPLAAGLALTALPAQTAQAASTLTNAGFETDGAGAATPSGWTEYGDTGASYVESGGHSGSYRLSHWASTAYKVETYQYLSGLTNGSYKLTAWVRSSGGQNSAYIALKNCGGAEQRTDLPVSASGWIHIVTPVTVTSNQCTVSINSDANAGNWINVDDLTFTSGATGLSIKGSDISSLAKSEAKGGVYKTSSGTTGDAVTILKNAGMNYARLKVWVNPADGYNNKTRVLAMAKRVKAAGMKLLVDFHYSDTWADPGAQSKPAAWSGHSYSQLKTDVYNHTYDVLNALKAQGTTADMVQVGNEINGGMLWSEGSTDNWSQLAGLLNSGYDAVKAVSSSTTVALHLAKGGDLSGTRWWFDSAVSNGVKFDAIGLSYYGYWHGTLADFQTTLDDAASRYGKPVFVAETAYPFRLDSDDSLTNQIDLSSELVTGYPATAAGQLAWMNAVANIVEAVPNGRGLGIFYWEATWTAVTGNGWDPADASSGNGWENQALFGYDDKALSSMAWFSHR, encoded by the coding sequence ATGTTCCATCCCAGACGCACCCTGAGGGCCCTGCTGCTGCCGCTCGCCGCAGGCCTCGCCCTCACCGCCCTGCCGGCCCAGACCGCCCAGGCGGCGAGCACGCTCACCAACGCCGGCTTCGAGACCGACGGCGCCGGGGCGGCCACCCCCAGCGGCTGGACCGAGTACGGCGACACCGGCGCCAGCTACGTCGAGTCCGGCGGGCACAGCGGCAGTTACCGCCTGTCCCACTGGGCGTCCACCGCGTACAAGGTGGAGACGTACCAGTACCTGTCGGGCCTGACCAACGGCAGCTACAAGCTCACCGCCTGGGTCCGCTCCAGCGGCGGCCAGAACTCGGCCTACATAGCGCTGAAGAACTGCGGCGGCGCCGAGCAGCGCACCGACCTGCCGGTCTCGGCCAGCGGGTGGATCCACATCGTCACGCCGGTCACCGTGACGAGCAACCAGTGCACCGTCAGCATCAACAGCGACGCGAACGCGGGCAACTGGATCAACGTCGACGACCTGACCTTCACGTCCGGCGCCACCGGGCTGTCGATCAAGGGGTCCGACATCTCCTCCCTCGCCAAGAGCGAGGCCAAGGGCGGGGTCTACAAGACCAGTTCGGGAACGACCGGCGACGCGGTCACCATCCTGAAGAACGCCGGCATGAACTACGCCCGCCTGAAGGTCTGGGTCAATCCGGCCGACGGCTACAACAACAAGACGCGCGTCCTGGCCATGGCCAAGCGCGTCAAGGCCGCAGGCATGAAGCTGCTGGTCGACTTCCACTACTCGGACACCTGGGCCGACCCGGGCGCCCAGTCCAAGCCGGCCGCCTGGTCGGGCCACTCCTACAGCCAGCTCAAGACGGACGTGTACAACCACACGTACGACGTGCTGAACGCGCTGAAGGCCCAGGGCACCACCGCCGACATGGTCCAGGTGGGCAACGAGATCAACGGCGGCATGCTGTGGTCCGAGGGCTCCACCGACAACTGGAGCCAGCTGGCCGGTCTGCTCAACTCCGGCTACGACGCCGTCAAGGCGGTCAGCTCCTCCACCACCGTCGCGCTGCACCTCGCCAAGGGCGGCGACCTGAGCGGCACCCGCTGGTGGTTCGACAGCGCCGTGTCCAACGGCGTGAAGTTCGACGCGATCGGGCTGTCGTACTACGGCTACTGGCACGGAACCCTCGCCGACTTCCAGACGACCCTGGACGACGCGGCGTCCCGCTACGGCAAGCCGGTGTTCGTCGCCGAGACGGCCTACCCCTTCCGCCTCGACAGCGACGACTCGCTCACCAACCAGATCGACCTGTCCTCCGAGCTGGTCACCGGCTACCCGGCGACCGCGGCAGGACAGTTGGCCTGGATGAACGCCGTCGCGAACATCGTGGAAGCCGTCCCGAACGGCCGCGGTCTGGGCATCTTCTACTGGGAGGCGACCTGGACCGCCGTCACCGGCAACGGCTGGGACCCGGCCGACGCGAGCTCCGGCAACGGCTGGGAGAACCAGGCCCTGTTCGGCTACGACGACAAGGCCCTGTCCTCGATGGCGTGGTTCAGCCACCGCTGA
- a CDS encoding SMP-30/gluconolactonase/LRE family protein: MDRRTPLVPLRYITLPGHGPEDVVADPRGRVLTGIADGRILRIGSLEDPPAARVERIAEIGGRPLGLELLPDGDLLVCCADGALLRVALADGSGRVSVLTESAAGERLRFCSNLVALPDGTVYFTVSSQVHPLHDWLGDLVEHTGTGRLLRLAPGAREAEVALEGLQFANGLARSADDSFLVVAETGARRLTRYWLTGPREGQAEPFVEHLPGFPDNLWRGAPDGPIWVALAGPRVPPLDLLHRAAPAVRRRAARLALNAPFRPSGTTGVLAVDDDGRIVHCLTRRRSGFRMVTSVCETGGRLVLGSLWERGIAVCEAPEVK, translated from the coding sequence ATGGACCGTCGCACGCCTCTCGTCCCCCTCAGGTACATCACTCTCCCAGGACACGGCCCCGAAGACGTCGTCGCCGACCCCCGAGGCCGGGTCCTGACCGGGATAGCGGACGGGCGGATCCTGCGCATCGGCTCCCTGGAGGACCCGCCCGCGGCCCGCGTCGAGCGGATCGCCGAGATCGGCGGCCGCCCGCTCGGCCTCGAACTCCTCCCGGACGGCGACCTGTTGGTGTGCTGCGCCGACGGAGCCCTGCTGCGCGTCGCGCTCGCCGACGGCAGCGGGAGGGTGAGCGTCCTCACCGAGTCGGCGGCGGGGGAGCGGCTGCGCTTCTGCAGCAACCTCGTCGCCCTGCCCGACGGCACCGTCTACTTCACCGTCTCCAGCCAGGTCCACCCCTTGCACGACTGGCTGGGCGACCTCGTCGAGCACACCGGCACGGGACGCCTGCTGCGCCTCGCCCCCGGCGCCCGCGAGGCCGAAGTCGCCCTGGAGGGGCTGCAGTTCGCCAACGGCCTGGCGCGCAGCGCCGACGACTCCTTCCTCGTCGTCGCCGAGACCGGCGCCCGCCGCCTCACCCGCTACTGGCTCACCGGCCCCCGGGAGGGACAGGCCGAGCCGTTCGTCGAACACCTGCCGGGCTTCCCGGACAACCTGTGGCGCGGCGCGCCCGACGGACCGATCTGGGTCGCGCTGGCCGGCCCGCGCGTCCCCCCGCTGGACCTCCTGCACCGCGCCGCCCCCGCCGTCCGCCGCCGCGCCGCCCGCCTCGCCCTGAACGCGCCCTTCCGGCCCTCGGGCACGACCGGAGTGCTCGCGGTCGACGACGACGGCCGCATCGTCCACTGCCTGACCCGCCGCCGCTCCGGCTTCCGCATGGTCACCAGCGTCTGCGAGACCGGCGGCCGACTCGTCCTGGGCAGCCTCTGGGAGCGCGGCATCGCCGTCTGCGAGGCGCCCGAGGTGAAGTAA
- a CDS encoding ArsR family transcriptional regulator, which produces MLRTPVGERRLDILELLKEPTRHFPPRRHGDLVEDGVTADAVATRLGMSRRVAETHLALLADLGLLRAKRIRRRVYYRRDEMRIAEVARMFEKGW; this is translated from the coding sequence ATGCTGAGGACTCCCGTAGGGGAGAGGCGGCTGGACATCCTGGAGCTGCTGAAGGAGCCGACCCGGCACTTTCCGCCCCGGCGCCACGGCGACCTCGTCGAGGACGGCGTCACCGCCGACGCCGTCGCGACCAGACTGGGCATGAGCCGCCGGGTCGCCGAGACCCACCTCGCCCTGCTCGCCGACCTCGGCCTGCTGCGCGCCAAACGGATACGGCGGCGCGTCTACTACCGGCGCGACGAGATGCGCATCGCCGAGGTGGCCCGGATGTTCGAGAAGGGGTGGTAG